In one window of Nocardia brasiliensis DNA:
- a CDS encoding alpha-(1->3)-arabinofuranosyltransferase, with product MLTAFLLTFLQAPGRTVADTKYDLAQNPLGFLERASHLWSSQAPMGQVQNQAYGYFFPHGAFFSAGHVLGVPAWATQRIWWALLLLAGFWGIIRLCETLGIGTRGSRIVAAIAFALSPRVLTTLGSISSETLPMMLAPWVLLAPAALGLRRRARRRGGADSPAGSALALALMGSVNAVATVAAFLPALLWWGSYRPDRAWWRFTRAWVPLLVLATFWWAVPLLLLGKVSPPFLDYIESSGVTTQWASLAEVLRGTDSWTPFVSPERIAGAVLVTQPAAVLATGLLAAAGMAGLAMRSMPDRGRLTLILCVGLIGICAGYVGELGGPFAESVRLFLDSGGAPLRNVHKLEPLIRIPLVLGLAQLLARVPLPASVPMPVWRGAFAHPERDRLVAVAALVLTALTLATSLAWTGRLAPRGAYDKVPEYWTQTAQWLRDNAADTRALVVPGAPFGSQVWGLTRDEPLQALASTPWAVRDAVPLNPPGTIRAMDSVQRLIADGRPSTGLAPTLAGQGIGILVLRNDLDAETSRSTRPMLAHRAIEGSPGLSKVAEFGAPIESAVIAEDLVADGDLRPAYPAVEIYHVGAPRPGTPAEIRSGTGAPQSFPAAYTAPLGALPVVQGGPEVLERLRRDPGAAATPALLAADAARAGLPIGPVTVTDTPMDREADFGRVDNHNSALRAPGDARRTHNLVPDYPVDGAALVRGEWSGATVTASSSAADATQLGGAAPGSSTAAVVDGDPATAWISNGTEHALGQWLRLDLDRPVKAGQLTFSTSSAAIGDPVKWVEVRTANGTVTTRIPEPGTPVSVSLPAGKTDWVTITAIRTETGKRGGQFGISELTLDDYSVRDQPVRVDIRHRTVLPPTQPGAQVRGWDLGQEFPGRSACFASPNRVRCSKGLALAPEEPGTFQRTLSVPEPMPVTPELTVRTRQGPALEALLTDPGRPVARGKADVGDLRGAAFAATDGDPRTSWTAPEAAVRTLTGPKPTLTLELPEPALVTGLDLTPSLGGLPATPTAVVVNLGDGPQLRELEPGDPGTTRRISLHPTVTDRIELSVQSWRPVLDQTALGFVQSQPPGLAEVEVLGPDYPAPAPLDREITVPCALGPTITIDGQIRHTSVTATADELRSGAPVPARLCADDDTAPRPDSAAVDLAAGRADVAVGPTDLFFVDRLRLNRTDVTAAVPADQGARVLVLPLSTNVGWQAQTADGRTLQPVVVDGWQQAWLIPADARGPVTVSFPIDRWYRLGIFGGLMLLLPLFFLAYPRRASKKAAAERSIASSTVQTARAEAPGSAAMPKAGAAVLDSATNTGADEPDTVPRTWGTRWLGALGLAAVATVIAGPVGTLLTAGALAAVRLRPAYAARALVIVAGLGTVISAAALSTGPWRSGDGYLGGSVWAQLPALLAVIAVGVAALPPERRGN from the coding sequence GTGCTCACGGCGTTCCTGCTGACCTTTCTGCAGGCGCCGGGGCGCACGGTCGCCGACACCAAATACGACCTGGCGCAGAACCCGCTGGGTTTCCTCGAGCGCGCCAGCCATCTGTGGAGCAGCCAGGCTCCGATGGGTCAGGTGCAGAACCAGGCCTACGGGTACTTCTTCCCGCACGGCGCTTTCTTCTCGGCCGGGCATGTGCTCGGCGTGCCCGCCTGGGCGACGCAGCGGATCTGGTGGGCGCTGCTGCTGCTCGCCGGGTTCTGGGGCATCATCCGGCTGTGTGAAACCCTCGGCATCGGCACCAGGGGTTCCCGGATCGTCGCGGCGATCGCCTTCGCGCTCTCGCCGCGCGTGCTGACCACGCTGGGCTCCATCTCCTCGGAGACCCTGCCGATGATGTTGGCGCCGTGGGTGTTGCTCGCGCCCGCCGCACTCGGGCTGCGCCGGCGCGCGCGACGACGCGGCGGTGCCGATTCTCCGGCGGGCAGTGCGCTCGCGCTGGCGCTGATGGGGTCGGTCAACGCGGTCGCGACGGTCGCCGCGTTCCTGCCCGCCCTGCTCTGGTGGGGCTCGTATCGGCCCGATCGCGCGTGGTGGCGGTTCACCAGGGCCTGGGTGCCGCTGCTGGTACTCGCCACGTTCTGGTGGGCGGTGCCGCTGCTCTTGCTGGGCAAGGTGAGTCCGCCGTTCCTGGACTACATCGAATCCTCAGGCGTGACAACGCAATGGGCCTCGCTCGCCGAGGTACTGCGCGGCACCGACAGCTGGACGCCGTTCGTCTCGCCGGAACGCATCGCGGGCGCGGTGCTGGTGACCCAGCCCGCCGCGGTGCTCGCCACCGGGCTGCTCGCCGCCGCGGGCATGGCCGGGCTGGCCATGCGGTCCATGCCGGATCGCGGCCGGCTCACCCTGATCCTCTGTGTCGGCCTGATCGGCATCTGTGCGGGATACGTCGGCGAGCTCGGCGGTCCGTTCGCCGAATCGGTGCGGCTGTTCCTGGATTCCGGCGGCGCGCCACTGCGCAACGTGCACAAGCTCGAGCCGCTGATCCGAATTCCCCTGGTACTCGGCCTGGCTCAACTGCTGGCCCGGGTGCCGCTGCCCGCCTCGGTGCCGATGCCGGTGTGGCGCGGCGCCTTCGCGCATCCGGAGCGGGACCGGCTGGTCGCCGTCGCCGCGCTGGTGCTTACCGCGCTGACCCTGGCCACGTCGCTGGCCTGGACCGGCAGGCTCGCCCCGCGCGGCGCCTACGACAAGGTGCCCGAGTACTGGACGCAGACCGCGCAATGGTTGCGCGACAACGCCGCCGACACCCGCGCCCTGGTGGTGCCCGGCGCGCCGTTCGGCAGCCAGGTCTGGGGACTTACCCGCGACGAGCCGTTGCAGGCGCTGGCGAGCACGCCGTGGGCGGTCCGCGACGCGGTGCCGCTGAACCCACCGGGCACGATTCGCGCGATGGATTCGGTACAGCGCCTGATCGCCGACGGCAGACCGTCCACCGGGCTCGCCCCAACGCTGGCCGGGCAAGGCATCGGAATCCTGGTGCTGCGCAACGACCTCGACGCCGAGACCTCGCGCTCGACCCGGCCGATGCTGGCGCACCGGGCGATCGAGGGGTCACCGGGCCTGAGCAAGGTCGCGGAATTCGGGGCGCCGATCGAATCCGCGGTCATAGCCGAGGATCTGGTTGCCGACGGCGACCTGCGCCCGGCCTACCCGGCTGTCGAGATATACCACGTCGGTGCGCCGAGGCCGGGCACGCCCGCCGAGATACGTAGCGGAACCGGTGCGCCGCAATCGTTCCCGGCCGCCTACACCGCGCCGCTCGGCGCGTTGCCGGTCGTGCAGGGCGGACCCGAGGTGCTCGAACGACTGCGCCGCGACCCCGGCGCGGCCGCGACCCCGGCGCTGCTCGCCGCCGACGCGGCACGGGCCGGACTACCGATCGGGCCGGTGACCGTCACCGATACCCCGATGGATCGCGAGGCCGACTTCGGCCGGGTGGACAACCACAATTCGGCGCTGCGGGCTCCCGGCGACGCCCGCCGCACGCACAACCTGGTGCCCGACTATCCGGTCGACGGCGCCGCACTCGTGCGCGGCGAATGGTCGGGCGCGACCGTCACCGCGTCCAGTTCGGCCGCCGATGCCACCCAGCTCGGCGGTGCCGCACCGGGCAGCTCGACCGCAGCCGTCGTCGACGGGGATCCAGCGACCGCCTGGATCAGCAACGGCACCGAACACGCGCTGGGACAGTGGCTGCGGCTGGACCTGGACCGGCCGGTCAAAGCAGGCCAGCTCACCTTCAGCACCAGCTCGGCCGCCATCGGCGACCCGGTGAAGTGGGTGGAGGTGCGCACCGCGAACGGCACCGTGACCACCAGAATCCCCGAACCCGGTACGCCGGTGTCGGTTTCGCTGCCCGCGGGCAAGACCGATTGGGTCACCATCACCGCCATCCGCACCGAGACCGGCAAGCGCGGCGGACAGTTCGGCATCAGCGAGCTGACCCTCGACGACTATTCCGTGCGCGACCAGCCGGTCCGGGTCGATATCCGGCACCGGACCGTGTTGCCGCCGACCCAGCCCGGCGCGCAGGTGCGCGGCTGGGACCTCGGACAGGAATTCCCCGGCCGCAGCGCCTGTTTCGCGTCGCCGAATCGAGTGCGCTGCAGCAAGGGTCTGGCGCTCGCGCCGGAGGAGCCCGGCACGTTCCAGCGCACCCTCTCGGTACCAGAGCCGATGCCGGTGACACCCGAACTGACGGTGCGCACGCGGCAGGGGCCTGCGCTGGAGGCGCTGCTCACCGATCCCGGTCGGCCGGTCGCGCGCGGCAAGGCCGATGTCGGGGACCTGCGGGGCGCCGCCTTCGCCGCGACCGACGGCGATCCGCGCACCAGCTGGACCGCGCCGGAGGCCGCCGTGCGCACGCTGACCGGGCCCAAACCCACACTGACGCTCGAACTCCCCGAACCGGCACTGGTGACGGGCCTCGACCTCACCCCGTCGCTGGGCGGGCTGCCCGCCACCCCCACCGCCGTGGTGGTCAACCTGGGCGACGGACCGCAGTTGCGCGAGCTCGAACCCGGTGACCCGGGCACCACACGCCGAATCTCGTTGCATCCCACCGTGACCGATCGCATCGAGCTCAGCGTGCAGTCCTGGCGGCCGGTGCTCGACCAGACCGCGCTCGGCTTCGTGCAGTCCCAGCCGCCGGGCTTGGCCGAGGTCGAGGTGCTCGGCCCCGACTACCCCGCCCCGGCGCCATTGGACCGGGAGATCACCGTCCCGTGCGCGCTGGGCCCGACGATCACCATCGATGGCCAGATCCGGCACACCTCGGTGACCGCCACCGCGGACGAGCTGCGTTCCGGCGCACCGGTTCCCGCGCGACTGTGTGCCGACGACGACACCGCGCCGCGGCCCGACTCCGCCGCGGTGGACCTGGCAGCGGGACGGGCCGATGTCGCGGTCGGCCCGACCGACCTGTTCTTCGTCGACCGACTTCGCCTGAACCGCACCGACGTCACCGCCGCGGTCCCGGCCGACCAGGGCGCGCGCGTGCTGGTGCTGCCGCTGAGCACGAACGTCGGCTGGCAGGCACAGACAGCCGACGGACGCACGCTGCAGCCCGTTGTCGTCGACGGCTGGCAGCAGGCCTGGCTGATTCCGGCCGACGCGCGCGGACCGGTCACGGTGTCGTTCCCGATCGACCGCTGGTACCGCCTGGGCATTTTCGGCGGACTGATGCTATTGCTACCGCTGTTTTTCCTCGCGTATCCGCGGCGCGCGTCGAAAAAGGCTGCGGCCGAACGGAGTATCGCGTCTAGCACGGTGCAGACGGCCCGCGCCGAGGCCCCGGGTTCCGCGGCGATGCCGAAAGCCGGTGCCGCGGTGCTCGACAGCGCCACGAACACCGGTGCCGACGAGCCGGATACCGTCCCACGCACCTGGGGCACCCGCTGGCTCGGCGCGCTCGGGCTCGCCGCGGTCGCGACGGTGATCGCCGGGCCGGTCGGCACCCTGCTCACCGCGGGCGCACTCGCCGCCGTGCGCCTGCGGCCCGCGTACGCGGCGCGGGCGCTGGTCATCGTCGCGGGACTCGGCACCGTGATCTCGGCCGCGGCGCTGTCCACCGGGCCGTGGCGCTCCGGCGACGGCTACCTCGGCGGCTCGGTGTGGGCGCAGCTGCCCGCACTGCTCGCCGTGATCGCCGTCGGGGTCGCGGCACTGCCGCCCGAACGCCGCGGGAACTGA
- a CDS encoding DinB family protein yields MDTCAECGFVYDLTRATDVASLATEHAVEYADLLLTESPKLRQRPAPEVWSPLEYACHMRDVLLVQRERALAARRWDTPEATPMGRDERVEHDGYADQRPADVGRQIRDAAQLFANVLDRLKDEDWERTLVYSFPERQERSVRWLALHTLHELRHHLLDMHRRLDS; encoded by the coding sequence GTGGACACCTGTGCAGAATGTGGTTTCGTTTACGATCTGACCCGCGCGACCGACGTGGCGTCACTGGCCACCGAGCACGCCGTCGAATACGCCGACCTGCTCCTCACCGAGTCGCCGAAACTACGGCAACGCCCGGCGCCCGAGGTGTGGTCGCCCCTCGAATACGCCTGCCACATGCGCGATGTGCTGCTGGTGCAACGCGAACGCGCGCTCGCCGCCCGCCGCTGGGACACCCCGGAGGCCACACCGATGGGTCGCGACGAACGCGTGGAGCACGACGGGTACGCCGACCAGCGGCCCGCCGATGTCGGCAGGCAGATCCGTGACGCCGCACAGTTGTTCGCCAATGTGCTGGACCGGCTGAAAGACGAGGACTGGGAACGCACCCTGGTCTACAGTTTCCCTGAGCGCCAAGAACGTTCGGTGCGCTGGCTGGCGCTGCACACCCTGCACGAGTTGCGCCATCACCTGTTGGACATGCACCGCAGGCTCGACAGCTGA
- a CDS encoding acyltransferase family protein — protein sequence MTATLPTATTAVPAAAEATPARAFLPALEGMRGLAALGVLLTHVAFQTGAANTPVLGRVWGRFDMAVAVFFALSGFLLWRPHAAAARGLGRAPSVGYYLRHRAARILPAYWAVVVAVLVLLPGAAGTAGLRVWLSNLALLQVFVPLTLTDGLTQMWSLSVEVAFYLVLPLLAFAVVWLRGGAARYRVPVLLVFAAVCLGWNFIPVPTPDAIHSDNWLPAYLPWFAMGMVLAELSFHSDRLSKWWRMAGNQPLMWAVAALAFGVSATDVAGPAGLTHAQPWQYAAKMGLGAIIGFALLAPLVLGPAGLRHRWLESRVAATVGRWSYGIFIWHLAVLSVVFPVFGILPFAGDFGYVLVLTIALTLPVAAASYALIEEPVRHWMRRWDRPKPPRELDEADRLAAP from the coding sequence ATGACCGCAACGCTGCCCACCGCCACTACCGCCGTTCCCGCGGCCGCCGAAGCCACGCCCGCGCGCGCCTTTCTGCCCGCGCTGGAAGGCATGCGCGGACTGGCCGCGCTCGGAGTGTTGTTGACGCACGTGGCTTTTCAGACCGGCGCCGCGAACACCCCCGTGCTCGGCCGGGTCTGGGGCCGGTTCGACATGGCGGTCGCGGTGTTCTTCGCGCTCTCCGGATTTCTGCTGTGGCGCCCGCACGCGGCGGCGGCGCGCGGGCTGGGACGGGCACCCTCGGTCGGCTACTACCTCAGGCATCGCGCCGCGCGCATCCTGCCGGCGTACTGGGCGGTGGTGGTCGCGGTGCTGGTATTGCTGCCCGGCGCGGCCGGGACGGCGGGCCTGCGGGTGTGGTTGTCGAATCTTGCGCTGCTGCAGGTATTCGTGCCGTTGACGCTGACCGACGGACTGACTCAGATGTGGAGCCTCTCGGTGGAGGTGGCCTTCTATCTGGTGTTGCCGTTGCTCGCGTTCGCCGTGGTCTGGTTGCGCGGCGGCGCGGCCCGCTATCGAGTGCCGGTGCTGCTGGTATTCGCTGCGGTGTGCCTGGGCTGGAACTTCATTCCGGTGCCGACGCCCGACGCTATCCATTCCGATAATTGGCTGCCCGCATATCTGCCGTGGTTCGCGATGGGAATGGTGTTGGCGGAACTCTCATTTCATAGCGATCGGCTATCTAAATGGTGGCGGATGGCCGGAAACCAGCCGCTGATGTGGGCGGTGGCCGCACTCGCCTTCGGGGTCTCGGCAACCGACGTCGCGGGCCCCGCCGGGCTGACGCACGCGCAGCCGTGGCAGTACGCGGCGAAGATGGGCCTCGGCGCGATCATCGGCTTCGCCCTGCTCGCTCCGCTGGTGCTCGGGCCTGCGGGCCTGCGGCACCGGTGGTTGGAGTCGCGGGTGGCCGCGACCGTCGGACGCTGGTCCTACGGCATCTTCATCTGGCATCTGGCGGTGCTGTCGGTGGTTTTCCCGGTGTTCGGGATCCTGCCGTTCGCAGGCGATTTCGGCTACGTCCTGGTGCTCACGATCGCGCTGACCCTGCCCGTGGCCGCCGCGAGCTACGCGCTCATCGAGGAGCCGGTCCGGCACTGGATGCGGCGCTGGGACCGGCCGAAGCCGCCGCGCGAGCTCGATGAAGCGGACCGCCTCGCCGCGCCCTGA
- a CDS encoding DUF3068 domain-containing protein, which yields MALSAGTRRTVACLLVGLGALLIVAALMIPTYTVGKLAKTPLDLEITTIATNQPGEESLVLDSKSLTGEGSAKIDKDVNLVSQRFLTVEEPSDATEMTVQAGSTLRRTDKQGDTGLLTATIDRVTIDRKTGEPVDKEPNGSIAVTVNKDMQSIADPVQHTGLQYRFPIGTEKKTYPYFDLNVRKTYDINFVEETEINNTKVYHFQQAIPATNLFDVVPAPTNKLTFPAAKWGVEGEGDITMARWYTNTRDVWVEPQTGTVIKGGEQLHLYYARSGEKPEVTALKSHIVFNENTIESQIAVAKENIDKLSLYGRIMPIVFGVLGVIALIIGLILGIRGGSSAAPAGSGGPLNRRSGGAAAAGGSRPVDNDPPTEQINITKQP from the coding sequence ATGGCACTGAGTGCCGGAACCAGAAGGACGGTGGCCTGCCTGCTCGTGGGTCTCGGCGCGTTGCTGATCGTCGCCGCGCTGATGATCCCGACATACACCGTCGGCAAACTGGCGAAGACTCCTCTGGATCTCGAGATCACCACGATCGCGACGAACCAACCCGGTGAAGAGAGTCTGGTGCTGGACTCCAAGTCGCTCACCGGCGAAGGCTCGGCGAAGATCGACAAGGACGTCAACCTGGTCTCGCAGCGCTTCCTCACCGTCGAAGAGCCCTCCGACGCCACCGAGATGACGGTGCAGGCGGGTTCGACGCTGCGGCGCACCGACAAGCAGGGCGACACCGGCCTGCTGACCGCGACCATCGACCGCGTCACCATCGACCGCAAGACCGGCGAGCCGGTCGACAAGGAGCCCAACGGCTCCATCGCGGTCACGGTGAACAAGGACATGCAGTCCATCGCCGACCCGGTGCAGCACACCGGTCTGCAGTACCGCTTCCCGATCGGTACCGAGAAGAAGACCTACCCGTACTTCGATCTCAACGTGCGCAAGACCTACGACATCAACTTCGTCGAGGAAACCGAGATCAACAATACGAAGGTCTACCACTTCCAGCAGGCCATCCCGGCGACCAACCTCTTCGACGTGGTGCCGGCGCCGACCAACAAGCTCACCTTCCCCGCCGCCAAGTGGGGCGTCGAGGGCGAGGGCGACATCACCATGGCGCGCTGGTACACCAACACCCGCGACGTGTGGGTCGAGCCGCAGACCGGCACCGTGATCAAGGGCGGCGAGCAGTTGCACCTGTACTACGCGCGCTCCGGTGAAAAGCCCGAGGTCACCGCGCTGAAGTCGCACATCGTCTTCAACGAGAACACCATCGAGTCGCAGATCGCGGTGGCCAAGGAGAACATCGACAAGCTCTCGCTGTACGGCCGGATCATGCCGATCGTATTCGGTGTGCTCGGCGTGATCGCGTTGATCATCGGCCTGATCCTCGGCATTCGCGGCGGCTCGTCGGCCGCGCCTGCGGGCAGCGGCGGACCGCTGAACCGGCGCTCGGGCGGCGCGGCGGCGGCCGGTGGGTCCCGCCCCGTGGACAACGATCCCCCGACCGAACAGATCAACATCACGAAACAACCGTGA
- a CDS encoding polysaccharide biosynthesis protein: MTANVAGYLLQLLAGRWLGVAGYSEFASLLAVQLLCAVPALALQNVVARELVRGAGAAALRGLQWRCAVIVAAVVAVLIPVVTSALNVGVAACAAALGAAPALVLLSGEQGVLQGGRRFRALGVVLGAAGIARVAPALVVLAVGGGAALALTAAAAGIAVAAAFARFVAGAPAPRDRAAEDELVQAIGVLPVLRAAQVQAALMALSSADLIVVRMVLDDADASRYALGTIAAKIAFWLPQAVGVVLYPRMAQPTHSARAIRAALAVLSGIGTVAVLCAALAAPLAPLLAGQDYAPIQGLLWLFALHGALLAVLQGAMLSAIAVDRTALAALTWLGLAVEVTLMVAFARSIPALITTAATCAATTTLVVAIIVLRTAEPDRAARPVA, encoded by the coding sequence ATGACCGCCAACGTGGCGGGCTATCTACTCCAGCTGCTGGCCGGGCGCTGGCTGGGCGTGGCCGGGTACAGCGAGTTCGCGAGCCTGCTCGCGGTGCAGCTGCTGTGCGCGGTGCCCGCGCTGGCCCTGCAGAACGTGGTGGCCAGGGAACTGGTCCGGGGCGCGGGCGCCGCGGCGTTGCGTGGGTTGCAGTGGCGGTGCGCGGTGATCGTCGCGGCGGTGGTCGCGGTGCTGATTCCGGTGGTGACCAGTGCGCTGAACGTCGGGGTCGCCGCGTGCGCGGCGGCGCTCGGCGCCGCGCCCGCGCTGGTGCTGCTTTCTGGTGAGCAGGGGGTATTGCAGGGCGGCAGGCGATTTCGGGCGCTCGGCGTCGTGCTCGGCGCGGCCGGGATCGCCAGGGTCGCGCCCGCGCTGGTCGTGCTGGCCGTCGGCGGCGGTGCGGCACTGGCATTGACCGCGGCCGCGGCGGGTATCGCGGTGGCGGCGGCGTTCGCCAGGTTCGTCGCGGGTGCCCCGGCGCCGCGCGACCGCGCCGCCGAGGACGAGTTGGTGCAGGCCATCGGGGTCTTGCCGGTGTTGCGGGCGGCGCAGGTGCAGGCGGCACTGATGGCGCTGTCCTCGGCGGACCTGATCGTGGTCCGGATGGTGCTGGACGACGCGGACGCCAGCCGCTACGCGCTGGGCACCATCGCGGCCAAGATCGCGTTCTGGCTGCCGCAGGCGGTGGGCGTTGTGCTGTATCCGCGGATGGCGCAGCCGACGCATTCGGCGCGCGCGATCCGCGCGGCGCTGGCGGTGCTGTCCGGCATCGGCACCGTCGCCGTGCTGTGCGCGGCCCTCGCCGCACCGCTCGCTCCGCTGCTGGCGGGCCAGGACTACGCGCCGATTCAGGGCCTGCTGTGGCTGTTCGCCTTGCACGGCGCGCTTCTGGCCGTGCTCCAGGGGGCGATGCTGTCCGCGATCGCCGTCGACCGCACCGCCCTCGCCGCGCTCACCTGGCTGGGCCTGGCGGTCGAGGTGACGCTCATGGTCGCGTTCGCCCGTTCGATCCCAGCCCTCATCACCACCGCCGCCACCTGCGCGGCGACCACCACCCTCGTGGTCGCGATCATCGTCCTGCGCACCGCGGAACCCGACCGTGCGGCACGACCGGTCGCCTGA